From a single Rosa rugosa chromosome 7, drRosRugo1.1, whole genome shotgun sequence genomic region:
- the LOC133721670 gene encoding transcription factor UPBEAT1: MASHQHPLFVSLNLKSMVQEHEEKSYSDGALWNNVLQGTRQRVMTTTTKRSGVVLKNKKRADGKRILKKRRRSLQFGARRENNGIRRRVRTLKRLIPNSDSKSVGGLDGLFRETADYILSLQSRVTLMQMMVKALADSDE; encoded by the coding sequence ATGGCTTCTCATCAGCATCCCCTCTTTGTTTCCCTTAATTTGAAGAGTATGGTCCAAGAACATGAGGAAAAGTCCTACTCAGATGGGGCGTTGTGGAACAATGTTCTTCAAGGAACAAGACAGAGGGTGATGACGACCACCACCAAGAGAAGTGGAGTGGTTttgaagaacaagaagagaGCAGATGGTAAAAGGATTCtgaagaagagaaggagaagCCTCCAATTTGGAGCAAGAAGGGAAAACAATGGGATCCGAAGAAGGGTGAGAACCTTGAAGAGACTGATTCCGAATAGTGATTCCAAATCCGTTGGGGGTTTGGACGGACTATTCAGGGAGACAGCTGATTACATTTTGTCTTTGCAAAGTAGAGTCACGCTCATGCAGATGATGGTTAAGGCATTGGCAGATTCTGATGAGTAG